In a single window of the Panthera leo isolate Ple1 chromosome A1, P.leo_Ple1_pat1.1, whole genome shotgun sequence genome:
- the LOC122201949 gene encoding 40S ribosomal protein S29-like produces MGHQQLYWSRPRKFGQGSRSCRVCSNRHGLIRKYGLNMCCQCFRQYAKDIGFIKLD; encoded by the coding sequence ATGGGTCACCAGCAGCTCTACTGGAGCCGTCCGAGGAAATTTGGCCAGGGTTCTCGTTCTTGCCGCGTCTGCTCAAACCGGCACGGTCTGATCCGGAAATACGGCCTCAACATGTGCTGCCAGTGTTTCCGTCAATACGCGAAGGATATAGGCTTCATTAAGTTGGATTAA